One part of the Mya arenaria isolate MELC-2E11 chromosome 3, ASM2691426v1 genome encodes these proteins:
- the LOC128227858 gene encoding uncharacterized protein LOC128227858 — protein sequence MEVPGKKLQAGPSTADTTYCQPCEQDDEILPAEAFCTVCKEFFCSKCASLHRKQKISRSHNLLDKSNMPTSISGHEDNHGYTEPCKTHPEESIKYFCSAHQALICGHCAVQNHRSCHADVISDISKAFKDEQEYGDVIKTIARLFEDIDLCASDVKKNVDVVAKLGENEVYKLRRYREEVNKYFEEREQALLKLIEKTKNMDEELLESLKPKYTNLKSKLEEINVKLAAQENNMIQLFIETKKAKKLLEGLQNDFADIKKDNVIHHYEFRKDPTTERLIASDTGLGTLENIVTEPHKIASASESDHSIKGLTVLGDGTRETMEISKPTVGQATVDLTKLRFTQAMGIPMKSPTDNMPCCLTSMLKLTGSRLLIADCTNNKVKVVDMQTNSLVSQISVRGQPWDICHLPGDRVAVTMSNTGVQFLATGGQLAIGDHFKVNGDCRGIAYHKERLIVSFLSGKVAVLNMNGHVIRQIERDGNGKELCKCPVYLTLVCEDSTDFIYKSDDCSNTITKLDMNLNIIKTFQDPALEGPRSITALGDQLLISGYRSNNIMILDLSTGQMTQLIGMKEGIIFPMFAYCSPQQGKLLVTEVFNNSLKLFNTIE from the exons ATGGAGGTTCCAGGGAAGAAATTGCAAGCAGGACCATCTACAGCAGACACAACCTACTGCCAGCCCTGTGAACAAGATGACGAAATCCTCCCCGCTGAGGCCTTCTGCACCGTCTGCAAGGAGTTCTTCTGCTCAAAATGCGCAAGTCTCCATAGAAAACAGAAGATTTCTAGATCGCACAACCTTCTTGACAAATCCAATATGCCTACATCTATCAGTGGCCACGAGGATAACCACGGATACACAGAACCTTGTAAGACCCATCCAGAAGAGTCTATCAAATACTTTTGCAGCGCCCATCAGGCCCTGATTTGTGGACACTGTGCAGTACAGAACCATCGATCGTGTCATGCTGATGTCATATCAGATATATCCAAGGCCTTCAAAGATGAACAAGAGTATGGAGATGTCATAAAAACAATTGCCAGGTTATTTGAAGACATTGATTTATGCGCGTCTGATGTGAAGAAAAACGTTGACGTTGTAGCAAAGTTAGGTGAAAATGAAGTGTACAAGCTGAGAAGATATCGAGAGGAAGTTAACAAGTATTTTGAAGAAAGAGAACAAGCGCTGTTAAAGCTTATAGAGAAGACGAAAAACATGGATGAAGAACTTTTAGAGTCTCTGAAACCGAAATATACAAACCTTAAGTCCAAGCTAgaagaaataaatgttaaacttgCAGCACAagaaaataacatgatacaGTTGTTTATAGAGACCAAAAAAGCTAAGAAGCTATTAGAAGGTCTACAGAATGACTTTGCTGACATTAAAAAGGACAACGTAATTCACCACTACGAATTCAGAAAGGATCCAACTACAGAGCGTCTTATTGCATCTGACACTGGCCTTGGGACTTTAGAAAACATTGTGACTGAACCGCACAAGATAGCATCCGCATCAG AGAGCGACCATAGCATAAAAGGACTCACAGTTCTGGGAGATGGCACAAGGGAAACCATGGAAATTTCCAAACCTACAG tGGGTCAGGCCACTGTAGACCTGACTAAATTACGGTTTACACAAGCCATGGGTATCCCAATGAAGTCCCCAACTGACAACATGCCCTGCTGCCTGACTAGCATGCTCAAACTTACTGGATCCAGGCTGCTGATAGCTGACTGTACCAACAACAAAGTCAAGGTGGTGGACATGCAGACCAACAGCCTGGTCTCCCAGATCAGTGTACGAGGTCAGCCATGGGACATATGTCATCTTCCCGGGGACAGGGTGGCTGTTACTATGAGCAATACAGGTGTTCAGTTCCTTGCCACTGGAGGACAACTCGCTATTGGTGACCATTTCAAAGTTAATGGTGACTGCCGAGGTATTGCTTACCATAAAGAAAGGTTGATAGTGTCCTTCTTATCTGGAAAGGTAGCGGTACTAAATATGAACGGACATGTTATAAGGCAAATAGAAAGAgatggcaatggaaaggaacTGTGCAAATGTCCTGTCTATTTAACATTGGTGTGTGAAGATTCGACTGATTTCATCTACAAATCAGACGATTGCAGCAACACTATCACTAAGCTCGACATGAACCTGAACATTATCAAGACGTTCCAGGACCCTGCATTGGAAGGTCCAAGAAGTATCACGGCACTCGGGGACCAACTGTTAATATCTGGTTACAGAAGTAACAACATTATGATTCTTGATTTGTCCACTGGTCAGATGACACAACTGATCGGAATGAAGGAGGGGATAATATTTCCAATGTTTGCCTATTGCTCTCCGCAACAGGGCAAACTTCTTGTCACGGAAGTCTTCAACAATTCATTAAAGCTGTTCAATACAATCGAATAA